A part of Populus alba chromosome 8, ASM523922v2, whole genome shotgun sequence genomic DNA contains:
- the LOC118058534 gene encoding probable galacturonosyltransferase-like 9, whose translation MVHFRLHAGVLFFTVVLFPLLCSGIRSIPSREGNSGAVEVLNGYRFAEAPEYRNGRDCPVLTTTGRLVSSCDPSLVHIAMTLDSEYLRGSIAAVHSVLKHASCPESIFFHFIAAEFDPASPRVLSQLVRSTFPSLNFKVYIFREDTVINLISSSIRQALENPLNYARNYLGDMLDLCVDRVIYLDSDVVVVDDIHKLWTTKLSGARVIGAPEYCHTNLTKYFTDVFWSDPAMSGTFTSARRKPCYFNTGVMVMDLVRWREGNYRERIEKWMEVQRKSRIYELGSLPSFLLVFAGDVEAMDHRWNQHGLGGDNVRGTCRPLHPGPVSLLHWSGKGKPWVRLDSKRPCKVDHLWEPYDLYIRLFSQ comes from the coding sequence ATGGTTCATTTCCGGTTACACGCCGGCGTTTTATTCTTCACCGTTGTTCTTTTCCCTTTACTTTGCTCCGGGATTCGTTCAATACCGTCGAGGGAGGGGAATAGCGGTGCAGTCGAAGTGCTCAACGGGTATCGATTCGCTGAAGCGCCGGAGTATCGTAACGGGAGAGACTGTCCTGTTTTAACAACCACTGGCCGGTTAGTCTCCTCCTGCGACCCTTCTTTAGTTCACATAGCCATGACTCTTGATTCTGAGTATCTACGAGGCTCAATCGCTGCCGTTCACTCGGTCCTCAAACACGCTTCCTGCCCAGAAAGCATCTTCTTTCACTTCATTGCGGCAGAGTTCGACCCAGCAAGCCCGCGGGTCCTTTCCCAACTGGTGCGATCCACTTTTCCATCGCTGAATTTCAAGGTCTATATATTCAGAGAAGACACCGTAATCAATCTAATCTCTTCTTCCATTCGGCAAGCGCTAGAAAACCCATTAAACTACGCAAGAAACTATCTGGGTGACATGCTGGATCTCTGCGTGGATCGGGTCATTTATCTGGACTCTGATGTCGTAGTTGTCGACGACATACACAAGTTGTGGACCACAAAGCTTAGTGGGGCTCGGGTGATAGGGGCACCCGAGTATTGCCACACGAATCTCACCAAGTATTTCACGGACGTGTTCTGGTCCGACCCGGCGATGTCAGGGACGTTCACGTCGGCGAGGAGGAAGCCGTGTTACTTCAATACTGGGGTGATGGTGATGGACTTGGTGAGGTGGAGAGAAGGGAATTACAGGGAGAGGATAGAGAAGTGGATGGAGGTGCAAAGAAAATCAAGGATATACGAGTTAGGTTCACTGCCATCGTTTTTGCTAGTGTTTGCCGGGGATGTGGAGGCAATGGATCATCGGTGGAACCAACATGGGCTTGGCGGGGACAACGTGAGAGGGACTTGCAGGCCATTGCATCCCGGTCCAGTCAGTTTGTTGCATTGGAGTGGGAAAGGGAAGCCCTGGGTGAGACTTGATTCTAAAAGACCATGCAAGGTTGATCATCTATGGGAGCCTTATGATTTGTACATCAGACTATTCTCGCAATGA